One region of Nitrospira sp. genomic DNA includes:
- a CDS encoding Glu/Leu/Phe/Val dehydrogenase has translation MNEFDTHTFRLAVAQFNEAAESMRLDTNLRERLKLPQRSLLVSIPVKMDDGHVEVFTGYRVQHDSARGPCKGGIRYHPDVNLGEVAALAMWMTWKCAVADLPYGGAKGGVKVDPQKLSRGELQRLTRRYAAEIFPLIGPDKDVPAPDVGTDQQVMAWIMDTYSQQVGYAVQGVVTGKPLSIGGSLGREEATGRGVSYVTLEALQHLKIDISQATVAVQGFGNVGSNTALILQQAGARIVAVSDVGGGLYNPKGLDIAEVLHRYRDKHEPLREIKLGESITNEELLQLDCTVLVPAALSEQITEANASQLRCRILAEGANGPTTLEADRILTDKGVFIIPDILANSGGVIVSYFEWVQDVQRFFWKAKDIQDRLQDIITSAFHRTLRFSVEKRTTMRMAALMSGIDKVAQAHLQRGLYP, from the coding sequence ATGAACGAATTCGATACCCACACCTTTCGGCTTGCCGTTGCCCAGTTTAATGAAGCGGCAGAATCCATGCGCCTCGACACCAACCTGCGTGAGCGCTTAAAACTGCCGCAACGCTCCCTGCTGGTCAGCATACCGGTGAAGATGGACGACGGGCATGTGGAAGTGTTTACGGGATACCGTGTCCAGCACGATTCCGCGCGAGGCCCCTGCAAGGGCGGCATCCGATATCATCCGGACGTGAATCTTGGCGAGGTGGCCGCGCTGGCCATGTGGATGACCTGGAAATGTGCCGTGGCGGATCTTCCCTATGGCGGCGCGAAAGGCGGCGTGAAGGTGGATCCCCAAAAGCTGTCCCGCGGGGAACTGCAACGTCTGACCCGACGGTACGCGGCGGAAATTTTCCCATTGATCGGCCCGGACAAAGATGTCCCGGCACCCGATGTGGGGACGGACCAGCAGGTCATGGCCTGGATCATGGATACCTACAGTCAGCAGGTCGGCTATGCGGTGCAAGGAGTCGTCACAGGCAAGCCGCTTTCGATCGGCGGCAGCCTGGGCCGGGAGGAAGCGACCGGTCGCGGCGTCTCCTACGTCACACTGGAAGCCTTGCAGCACCTGAAGATTGATATCTCCCAAGCGACTGTCGCCGTTCAGGGGTTCGGCAATGTCGGCTCGAATACCGCCCTCATCTTGCAACAAGCGGGAGCGCGGATCGTGGCTGTAAGCGACGTCGGCGGCGGATTGTACAACCCCAAGGGCCTGGACATCGCCGAGGTGCTCCATCGCTATCGCGACAAACACGAACCGTTACGCGAGATCAAGCTGGGCGAATCCATCACCAACGAAGAATTGCTGCAGCTCGATTGTACGGTGTTGGTTCCCGCCGCGCTCTCCGAACAAATCACCGAAGCCAATGCGTCACAATTGCGCTGCAGAATTCTCGCGGAGGGTGCGAACGGGCCGACGACGTTGGAGGCCGACCGCATCCTGACCGACAAGGGTGTCTTTATCATTCCCGACATTCTGGCCAACTCGGGCGGCGTGATCGTCTCTTACTTTGAATGGGTGCAGGACGTGCAGCGCTTTTTCTGGAAAGCCAAGGATATTCAAGACCGGCTGCAGGACATCATCACCAGTGCCTTCCATCGAACCCTGCGTTTCTCCGTGGAGAAACGGACGACGATGCGTATGGCGGCCTTGATGTCGGGCATCGACAAGGTGGCCCAGGCGCATCTCCAACGCGGGCTCTACCCCTAG
- a CDS encoding 1-acyl-sn-glycerol-3-phosphate acyltransferase, translating to MSSALYGLLWVISRTIGWLCFRYRTVGTVPRQGGFLIASNHASYLDIPLLGCGIPRRVWYMGRHDLFPMPLLNGLLQALGWIPLRIGRLDRDAFSKAVSLIQEGKAVAIFPEGGRTMTGALKPGKPGIGVIVSQTGCQVVPAHIGGTFDVLPPGAKWPRFRRVTVAYGEPLDFSADATRLEGKAFYQHVSRTVMAKIAELGQVPMPGEWPANAGQSQDSEATPTAKSCNAE from the coding sequence GTGAGCTCGGCACTGTATGGCCTGTTGTGGGTCATCTCTCGCACCATCGGGTGGCTGTGCTTCCGGTATCGGACCGTTGGGACTGTGCCGCGGCAGGGCGGGTTCCTGATTGCCTCGAACCATGCCAGTTATCTGGATATCCCGTTGCTCGGGTGTGGGATCCCTCGCCGGGTTTGGTACATGGGGCGGCACGATTTATTTCCGATGCCGCTGCTCAACGGCCTGCTCCAGGCCCTAGGGTGGATTCCCTTGCGGATCGGCCGTCTCGACCGCGATGCGTTCAGCAAGGCGGTCTCGTTGATTCAGGAGGGGAAGGCCGTCGCCATTTTCCCTGAAGGGGGGCGGACGATGACCGGTGCGTTGAAGCCCGGCAAGCCGGGGATCGGGGTGATCGTGTCGCAGACGGGCTGTCAGGTTGTGCCGGCGCATATCGGCGGCACGTTCGATGTCCTGCCGCCCGGCGCCAAGTGGCCGAGATTTCGTCGCGTGACGGTGGCCTATGGAGAGCCGCTGGATTTTTCCGCGGATGCAACGCGGTTGGAAGGAAAAGCGTTTTACCAACATGTCAGTCGGACGGTGATGGCGAAGATCGCGGAGCTCGGACAGGTTCCGATGCCGGGGGAATGGCCGGCTAACGCCGGGCAGTCCCAGGATTCTGAGGCCACACCAACAGCCAAGTCTTGCAACGCTGAGTAA
- a CDS encoding D-alanyl-D-alanine carboxypeptidase — translation MNRSCRTLSIGAFGILGLLFGLWSGQALAVDSDVDDEVITVPFDPRPVPSAKQANHSLRWRHVPAHSILLKELKTGTTLYQFESEKRLSPASLTKIMSALVILEYGHLDDEVTVSPKAARAHKTHLRLRTGQIFRLEDLLKAMLIVSANDACLAASEHVGGDEARFVDLMNAKAAALELHNTHFSNACGFDAPEHYSTAEDLAKLSEIALHHPVFKELVREEREIIMPINEHRAYVLRTTNRLLGRIPGVQGVKTGFTSKAGRCLIAKVSQDGSDLLLVILNSKRRWNTATSLINYGLRLSDSRAGLAR, via the coding sequence ATGAATCGTTCGTGTCGAACCCTTTCGATAGGTGCCTTCGGAATCCTGGGTCTGTTGTTCGGCCTTTGGAGCGGCCAGGCGCTGGCCGTCGACAGCGACGTTGACGATGAAGTCATTACTGTGCCTTTCGATCCGCGGCCGGTCCCGTCCGCCAAGCAAGCGAATCACAGTCTGCGATGGCGGCACGTTCCAGCGCATAGCATCCTGCTCAAGGAGCTCAAGACGGGAACCACTCTCTACCAATTTGAAAGTGAAAAGCGGCTGTCCCCGGCCAGTCTGACCAAGATCATGTCGGCCCTGGTCATCCTGGAGTATGGCCATCTGGATGACGAGGTGACGGTCAGCCCCAAGGCCGCGCGCGCACACAAGACGCATCTGCGTTTGCGAACCGGTCAGATTTTTCGGCTGGAAGATTTATTGAAGGCCATGTTGATCGTGTCTGCGAATGACGCCTGTCTGGCGGCCAGTGAGCATGTCGGCGGGGATGAGGCCCGCTTCGTCGATCTCATGAATGCCAAGGCTGCGGCGCTTGAATTACACAATACCCATTTCAGCAACGCGTGCGGGTTCGATGCGCCGGAACATTATTCGACGGCCGAAGATCTGGCAAAACTGAGCGAGATCGCCCTGCACCACCCCGTCTTCAAGGAGTTGGTGCGTGAAGAGCGGGAGATCATCATGCCGATCAATGAACATCGAGCGTATGTCCTGCGCACGACCAACCGGCTTCTGGGGCGTATTCCGGGAGTGCAAGGGGTGAAGACGGGATTCACGTCCAAGGCAGGCCGATGCCTCATCGCCAAAGTCTCCCAAGACGGCAGCGACCTGCTGCTCGTCATTCTCAATTCCAAGCGTCGCTGGAACACGGCGACGAGCCTCATCAACTACGGCCTGCGGCTTAGTGACAGCCGGGCTGGCCTTGCCCGTTAA
- a CDS encoding integration host factor subunit beta produces the protein MTKAQIIERVSEQVTTLTKRQAEIVVNTIFDCIRDSLRNGNKTEIRGFGSFRLRARRMKEGRNPKTGATVAVPAKRVPFFKAGKELKELLNK, from the coding sequence ATGACCAAAGCGCAGATTATCGAGCGGGTATCGGAGCAGGTCACGACATTGACGAAGCGGCAGGCGGAGATCGTGGTGAACACGATATTCGATTGTATTCGCGACTCGCTGCGGAACGGGAATAAGACGGAGATCCGAGGGTTCGGGAGTTTTCGTCTCCGCGCCCGGCGGATGAAGGAAGGTCGTAATCCGAAAACCGGTGCGACCGTTGCGGTGCCGGCCAAGCGTGTGCCATTCTTCAAGGCAGGCAAGGAACTGAAGGAATTACTCAATAAGTAA
- a CDS encoding trypsin-like peptidase domain-containing protein, protein MLTAPYSRNGARPDRTRWFAWGLFSLSLLSLCTPANGAGHNPNESTSLTELSVPAVVAKVRPSVVTVLTRGIPQGGSQHGAPPGSGSGVILDAGGHILTNNHLVQGVTSVVVGLSTGRLTPGRVVARDFLLDLALVRITAPDLVPAEFSRRTSFEIGETVIAIGNPLALKGGSTVTVGVISALDRSVLTPEGETLYDLLQTDAAINPGNSGGPLVDRYGQVVGINVAIAPSAQAISYAIAMEAVTPHLQSMMDRGSVLRPDLGLIPLTITPSVAASFDLESDRGILVLSVDPAKPAGRAGLQSGDVVTAIDNHPLYNIGDFWHTVSRASDQMSFQITTQGKAGTGTITVSRPGPARP, encoded by the coding sequence ATGCTGACAGCCCCCTATAGTCGCAACGGCGCCCGGCCTGATCGGACACGATGGTTCGCCTGGGGCCTTTTCTCACTCTCCCTCCTCAGCCTCTGCACGCCGGCGAACGGCGCAGGCCACAATCCCAATGAATCGACCTCGCTCACGGAACTGTCGGTACCCGCCGTCGTAGCCAAAGTCCGTCCGTCGGTCGTCACCGTGCTCACGCGTGGCATTCCCCAGGGAGGCTCCCAACACGGGGCCCCGCCGGGCTCCGGCTCCGGCGTGATCCTCGATGCCGGCGGGCACATCTTGACCAATAACCATCTGGTGCAGGGCGTGACCAGCGTCGTGGTGGGACTCTCGACCGGCCGGCTCACACCGGGGCGAGTCGTCGCTCGTGATTTTCTGCTCGATCTCGCCCTCGTCAGAATCACCGCTCCGGATCTGGTTCCGGCCGAATTCAGCCGGCGCACGTCCTTCGAAATCGGTGAAACTGTGATCGCTATCGGGAACCCCCTCGCCCTGAAGGGAGGTTCCACCGTCACGGTCGGCGTCATCAGCGCACTCGATCGCTCGGTGCTCACGCCGGAGGGAGAGACCCTGTACGATCTGCTCCAAACGGATGCCGCGATCAACCCGGGGAACAGCGGTGGCCCGTTGGTTGATCGATACGGTCAGGTCGTGGGCATCAATGTCGCGATCGCTCCTTCCGCGCAGGCCATCAGTTACGCCATTGCCATGGAGGCGGTGACGCCCCATCTTCAATCCATGATGGATCGCGGCTCCGTCCTGCGGCCGGACCTCGGCTTGATACCGCTGACGATCACCCCGAGTGTCGCCGCGAGCTTCGATCTGGAGAGTGACCGGGGCATCCTCGTGCTCTCGGTGGATCCAGCCAAACCGGCCGGGCGAGCCGGATTGCAATCCGGGGATGTGGTGACCGCCATCGATAACCATCCGCTCTACAACATCGGAGATTTCTGGCACACCGTGAGTCGCGCAAGCGACCAGATGTCGTTTCAGATCACCACGCAAGGGAAGGCCGGCACGGGCACCATTACTGTGTCACGTCCCGGTCCGGCTCGGCCGTAA
- a CDS encoding LysR family transcriptional regulator → MELRQIEYFMAVAAHQNFSRAAEHVHVSQPSLSIQIGGLEKELGTRLFDRLGRKVVLTQAGELFHVHAERALRELEQAEQVVQELLGAKRGRLVVGALSTVNSYLIAPLVSRFKQRFPDIHLQVHAQASADVVNGLLSNRLDIGICLLPLTHPQLTTVPLFEERLALVAPAGMHIGTRRARMQDLARLPLVLMPVDYCLRKMVEAECAKAGVHPQVVLEMTSPEGILQAVAEGTGATILPELYVRSRLPGMDLQVIDLYDPTPRHAVGLAYLTLRHRGPAAEEFAAICQTTMRDLQSDPEQSQRNRPRKRTARPK, encoded by the coding sequence ATGGAATTGCGTCAAATTGAGTATTTCATGGCCGTGGCGGCCCACCAAAACTTTAGCCGCGCGGCAGAACATGTCCATGTCTCCCAACCTTCTCTCTCGATCCAAATCGGCGGCCTCGAAAAGGAACTGGGCACACGCCTGTTCGACCGGCTCGGTCGGAAAGTCGTCCTGACTCAGGCCGGCGAGCTGTTTCATGTGCATGCGGAGCGGGCCTTGCGGGAGCTGGAGCAGGCTGAGCAGGTGGTGCAGGAGCTGCTAGGCGCAAAACGGGGCCGCTTGGTGGTGGGCGCACTCTCGACAGTCAACTCCTACCTCATCGCCCCGCTGGTCTCCCGATTCAAACAACGCTTCCCCGACATCCACTTGCAAGTACACGCGCAGGCCTCGGCAGATGTCGTGAACGGACTGCTGTCGAATCGCCTCGACATCGGGATCTGTTTACTGCCGCTGACACATCCGCAACTGACGACCGTTCCGCTGTTCGAAGAACGATTGGCCCTGGTGGCCCCGGCAGGCATGCACATTGGGACACGTCGTGCACGCATGCAAGACCTCGCTCGGCTTCCCCTGGTCCTGATGCCGGTCGATTATTGTCTGCGCAAAATGGTTGAAGCCGAATGCGCCAAGGCGGGTGTGCATCCGCAGGTGGTGTTGGAAATGACCTCACCCGAAGGAATCCTTCAGGCTGTGGCCGAGGGAACGGGAGCCACGATTCTTCCCGAACTCTACGTCCGCTCGCGACTTCCCGGAATGGATCTCCAGGTGATCGATCTCTACGACCCCACTCCCCGTCATGCCGTCGGTTTGGCATATCTCACCTTGCGACACCGCGGACCGGCCGCTGAGGAGTTTGCCGCGATCTGCCAAACGACGATGCGGGACCTGCAGTCCGACCCCGAACAGTCCCAACGGAACCGGCCGAGAAAGCGGACGGCACGACCCAAATAG
- a CDS encoding group 1 truncated hemoglobin: MISKRVGMGAMVLSALVVLAGCANTGSLEGAGRPVAGATATKSLYDRLGGKPAITAVVDQFVANVAADGRINSRFATTDIPKLKGHLVDQVCGATGGPCSYRGRDMKSTHLGMQISSADFGALVQDLVAALDKFNVPAGEKGELLGLLGPMKKDIVEVP; encoded by the coding sequence ATGATATCGAAGCGTGTTGGAATGGGCGCCATGGTACTCAGTGCACTGGTGGTGCTGGCCGGTTGCGCGAATACCGGGAGTCTGGAAGGAGCCGGGCGCCCGGTGGCCGGCGCGACGGCAACAAAGTCCCTCTATGACCGGTTGGGAGGAAAGCCTGCCATTACGGCGGTGGTGGATCAATTTGTGGCCAATGTGGCGGCGGATGGGCGGATCAATAGCCGCTTTGCGACGACGGACATCCCCAAGTTGAAGGGGCACTTGGTCGATCAAGTGTGCGGCGCGACGGGTGGTCCCTGCAGCTATCGCGGCCGCGACATGAAAAGCACGCACCTGGGGATGCAGATCAGCAGTGCGGATTTTGGAGCCCTGGTTCAGGATCTTGTCGCCGCGCTCGACAAGTTTAACGTGCCGGCCGGTGAGAAAGGTGAATTGCTGGGGCTGCTTGGTCCGATGAAGAAAGATATCGTCGAGGTGCCGTAG
- a CDS encoding 30S ribosomal protein S1, with translation MSTVTPQSEPKLDRDALAAMYEETFRNFEEGTITEGMVVAIGKDKVVVDIGYKSEGMIPADQFSHEELGQLKVGDRLQVYLEECEDADGNLVLSKEKADKMKIWEELEKLHKEEKSIEGKIISRIKGGMMVDIGVKAFLPGSQIDLHPVRDLDGLVGKTFPLKIIKINHRRGNVVVSRRVLLEETRDRRRQTTLSTLKEGQLIQGTVKNITDYGAFIDLGGIDGLLHITDMSWGRVGHPSELFQVSDKVEVTVLKYDRETGRISLGLKQKSADPWTGVAAKYPVGTRVRGRVVSLTDYGAFVELEPGVEGLVHVSEMSWTHEVRHPSRVVSVGDQVEAAVLNIDPGSRKISLGMKQTAPNPWDMIEAKYPAGTRIEGKVKSLTDFGAFVGLEEGIDGLIHISDMSWTKHIKHPSELFKKGQKVDAVVIRIDKEKERLSLGYKQLSRDPWEEQIPNKYRVGDSITGKVSKIADFGLFIELDGDVEGLIHISEVGLDTNVRMEEKFKPGDDVTAKIIKVDRDERKIALSLRDHQMDSDRRQVDEFHASQGGIDQTLGRAAKQSRKRNQSDSEA, from the coding sequence ATGAGTACTGTCACACCGCAAAGTGAACCCAAGCTTGATCGCGACGCCTTGGCGGCGATGTATGAGGAAACCTTCCGTAACTTCGAGGAAGGGACCATCACCGAGGGCATGGTCGTCGCCATCGGCAAAGACAAAGTCGTGGTCGATATCGGCTACAAGTCGGAAGGCATGATTCCCGCCGATCAGTTCTCGCATGAGGAACTGGGGCAATTGAAGGTGGGCGATCGCCTCCAGGTGTATCTCGAAGAATGTGAAGATGCCGACGGCAATCTCGTGCTCTCCAAAGAAAAAGCCGACAAGATGAAAATCTGGGAGGAATTGGAGAAGCTGCATAAAGAAGAAAAGAGCATCGAAGGCAAGATCATTTCCCGTATCAAGGGCGGCATGATGGTCGATATCGGTGTCAAGGCGTTCTTGCCCGGCTCCCAGATCGATCTGCATCCGGTCCGCGATCTCGATGGCCTGGTCGGCAAGACCTTCCCCCTCAAGATCATCAAGATCAATCATCGCCGCGGCAACGTGGTCGTCTCCCGACGGGTTTTGTTGGAAGAGACGCGTGACCGTCGCCGTCAGACGACGTTGTCGACGTTGAAGGAAGGTCAGTTGATTCAGGGCACGGTGAAGAACATCACCGATTACGGAGCGTTTATCGACCTCGGTGGCATCGACGGCTTGCTGCACATCACGGATATGTCCTGGGGCCGTGTGGGCCATCCGTCCGAACTGTTCCAGGTCAGCGACAAGGTGGAAGTCACCGTGCTCAAGTACGATCGCGAGACCGGCCGTATTTCCTTGGGACTCAAGCAGAAGTCGGCGGATCCCTGGACCGGTGTGGCGGCGAAGTACCCGGTGGGCACTCGTGTCCGTGGTCGAGTGGTGAGCTTGACCGATTATGGCGCCTTCGTTGAGTTAGAGCCCGGCGTGGAAGGATTGGTCCACGTGTCCGAGATGTCCTGGACGCACGAAGTGCGGCATCCGTCGCGCGTGGTGTCCGTCGGCGATCAGGTGGAAGCCGCCGTGTTGAACATCGATCCGGGAAGCCGGAAGATTTCGCTCGGCATGAAGCAGACGGCGCCGAATCCGTGGGACATGATCGAGGCGAAGTACCCGGCTGGAACGCGGATCGAAGGAAAGGTGAAGAGCCTGACCGATTTCGGCGCGTTCGTCGGATTGGAAGAAGGTATCGACGGGCTGATCCATATTTCCGACATGTCCTGGACGAAGCACATCAAGCATCCGTCGGAGCTCTTCAAGAAGGGCCAGAAGGTGGATGCGGTGGTCATTCGTATCGACAAGGAAAAGGAGCGCCTCTCGCTGGGGTATAAGCAATTGTCACGCGATCCGTGGGAAGAGCAGATTCCCAACAAGTATCGGGTCGGCGATAGCATTACCGGCAAGGTCAGCAAGATCGCCGATTTCGGACTCTTCATCGAGCTCGATGGCGATGTCGAGGGTCTGATTCATATCAGCGAAGTCGGACTCGATACGAACGTTCGCATGGAAGAGAAGTTCAAGCCGGGTGACGACGTCACGGCGAAGATCATCAAGGTGGATCGCGATGAGCGGAAAATTGCGCTCAGCTTGCGCGATCACCAGATGGATTCCGATCGGCGCCAGGTCGATGAGTTCCACGCCTCTCAGGGCGGGATCGATCAGACCCTGGGTCGCGCGGCCAAGCAAAGCCGGAAGCGGAACCAGAGCGATTCCGAAGCCTAG
- the lipB gene encoding lipoyl(octanoyl) transferase LipB, which yields MKLDQPSQTESAQPISKVSTQAQPPRAGILIRCEPLPYEIAWSLQRACRAERAADRCEDLLLLLEHPPVFTVGRTTQDQHWPGESRLTQESGIPVIRTERGGSITYHGPGQLIGYPVLRLSDFCAGPKAYVHRLEDVIISTLAEWGIAGHRRERLPGVWVGGDIPSKIASIGVRISQGVTTHGFALNVCLDLAPFSHIVPCGIADCRVTSMAALLGEAPEMGAVQERLAANFAERFHLAWTERIGPDRFLALSDASPTIAQGSLPPRATHQQGVT from the coding sequence ATGAAACTCGATCAGCCCAGCCAGACGGAATCCGCGCAGCCGATCTCGAAGGTGTCTACACAGGCTCAGCCGCCCCGAGCGGGCATCCTGATACGCTGCGAGCCCCTCCCCTACGAGATAGCCTGGAGTCTGCAGCGTGCCTGCCGGGCCGAGCGTGCGGCCGACCGTTGCGAGGATCTGCTCCTGCTCCTGGAACACCCTCCCGTGTTTACCGTAGGCCGCACGACGCAAGACCAGCATTGGCCCGGAGAGAGCCGCCTGACGCAGGAATCAGGCATCCCCGTGATTCGCACGGAGCGCGGCGGGTCGATCACCTACCACGGACCGGGCCAGTTGATCGGCTATCCCGTTCTCCGCCTTTCCGATTTCTGTGCCGGACCGAAGGCCTATGTGCATCGATTGGAAGACGTGATCATCAGCACTCTGGCCGAGTGGGGCATTGCCGGACATCGTCGGGAGCGGCTGCCTGGAGTATGGGTCGGAGGGGACATCCCGTCGAAAATCGCCTCGATCGGCGTGCGCATTTCGCAAGGCGTCACGACGCATGGTTTCGCGCTGAATGTCTGCTTGGACCTAGCGCCGTTTTCCCACATCGTCCCCTGCGGAATTGCCGACTGCCGAGTGACGTCTATGGCGGCACTCTTAGGAGAAGCGCCCGAGATGGGCGCAGTCCAGGAAAGGCTGGCTGCCAATTTTGCTGAACGGTTTCATCTGGCCTGGACAGAACGCATCGGGCCGGATCGGTTTTTGGCTCTGAGCGACGCCTCACCGACGATTGCTCAGGGGTCTCTCCCTCCGCGCGCTACTCACCAGCAAGGAGTTACGTGA
- the sppA gene encoding signal peptide peptidase SppA, translating into MGPQADTAVRPQRSLLRRIFWAIVIGGGALILLNALLPDLDFSSQDRVALIRIEGVILDAQATISELKQYSENPLVKAIVLRIDSPGGGVVPSQEIHDAVKRVKNKSNKAVIASMGTVAASGGYYIAAATDRIIANPGTLTGSIGVIMEMANFEGLMKKVGVEGVVIKSGRFKDVGSPLRKMSDEERKLLQSVMDDVHHQFIQAVADGRSLEVSDVEPLADGRIYTGRQAKEARLVDELGDLDDAIHIAADIAGMEGEPKVVEPRKRFSFRDIIESRWASVFPKLELNTGVKLKYLMAF; encoded by the coding sequence ATGGGGCCACAAGCAGACACGGCGGTGAGACCACAGCGGAGCCTGCTGCGACGTATCTTCTGGGCCATCGTGATTGGGGGAGGAGCGTTGATTCTCTTGAACGCGCTCCTCCCCGACCTTGATTTCTCCAGCCAGGATCGTGTGGCCCTCATTCGCATCGAGGGCGTGATCCTTGATGCACAAGCGACCATCAGCGAGTTGAAGCAATACAGCGAGAACCCGCTGGTCAAGGCGATCGTGCTGCGCATAGACAGTCCCGGCGGCGGCGTCGTGCCGTCTCAGGAAATTCACGATGCGGTGAAGCGGGTAAAAAACAAGAGCAATAAGGCGGTGATCGCCTCTATGGGGACGGTTGCTGCTTCCGGAGGTTATTACATCGCCGCGGCCACGGACCGTATCATTGCCAATCCCGGCACGTTGACCGGGAGTATCGGCGTGATCATGGAAATGGCCAACTTCGAAGGCCTGATGAAAAAGGTCGGGGTCGAAGGGGTGGTCATCAAGAGCGGGCGATTCAAAGACGTCGGGTCCCCGTTGCGGAAGATGAGCGATGAGGAGCGCAAGCTCCTGCAGTCGGTGATGGACGATGTCCACCACCAGTTCATTCAAGCGGTGGCCGACGGGCGGTCGTTAGAGGTGTCGGATGTGGAGCCGCTGGCGGATGGACGGATTTACACCGGACGCCAGGCCAAAGAGGCGAGGCTGGTCGACGAATTGGGCGATCTGGACGATGCCATCCACATCGCGGCGGACATTGCCGGTATGGAAGGTGAACCGAAAGTGGTCGAGCCTCGCAAGCGGTTTTCATTTCGGGATATCATCGAGTCACGTTGGGCGTCGGTGTTTCCGAAGCTGGAGTTGAATACCGGCGTCAAACTGAAATACCTGATGGCGTTCTGA
- a CDS encoding VCBS repeat-containing protein translates to MTADRRGIKIRSFFGVGPVLAAGLIMVSACSKADPYIPPDPFYYFASYPVGKNPTTVTTADFNRDQITDLITTNISSNTISLLFGNGDGTFRDQVQVKVCQEPRSLAINDFNHDDQLDVVLACSGSDQVSILFGRGNGKFEDGPQYPVHRTPVSVSSEDVNGDGHPDLAVALRNDKVKIFLGSAGGNFRPGVQYEYGDTPTSVALKDLNQDGKPDLVVTNGGPMLSAVSVWIGNGDGTFRDPKDYKTGRRPLGVSFADFNNDRLPDLLVINGEGDSFTTFLGNGDATFQPGKDSGADASPNFGAAHDFDGDHIADVAIVNLQSTDLSILFGRGDGTFHYPPRNYRTRNGPFAVASYRVSADNMEEPGLVTADNGAGSVSVFLHHGHKGQAPAGRAGE, encoded by the coding sequence ATGACCGCCGACCGTCGGGGTATCAAGATTCGGTCGTTCTTCGGGGTCGGCCCGGTGTTAGCGGCCGGATTGATCATGGTTTCTGCCTGTTCGAAAGCCGACCCCTACATTCCGCCTGACCCCTTCTACTACTTTGCCAGTTACCCGGTCGGTAAGAATCCGACCACCGTCACTACAGCCGACTTCAATCGCGACCAAATCACGGACCTGATCACCACCAATATATCGAGCAATACGATTTCGCTGCTGTTCGGCAACGGCGACGGCACGTTTCGAGATCAGGTTCAGGTAAAGGTCTGCCAAGAGCCCCGCTCCCTGGCCATCAACGACTTTAATCACGATGACCAACTCGATGTGGTGCTGGCCTGCTCCGGAAGTGATCAAGTCTCGATCCTGTTCGGACGAGGCAACGGAAAATTCGAGGACGGACCGCAGTATCCGGTCCACCGTACCCCGGTCTCTGTGTCCAGCGAAGATGTAAACGGTGACGGTCATCCCGATCTGGCGGTGGCACTCCGTAACGACAAAGTGAAGATTTTTCTCGGGAGTGCCGGTGGAAACTTTCGTCCCGGCGTGCAATATGAATACGGCGATACCCCCACGTCGGTGGCCCTGAAGGATCTCAACCAGGACGGCAAACCGGATTTGGTGGTTACCAACGGCGGCCCGATGTTGAGTGCGGTCTCCGTGTGGATCGGCAATGGTGATGGCACCTTTCGAGATCCCAAAGACTATAAGACCGGGCGACGGCCGCTCGGCGTCAGCTTCGCCGATTTTAACAACGATCGCCTGCCTGATCTGTTAGTCATCAACGGGGAAGGGGACAGTTTCACGACCTTCTTGGGCAATGGGGATGCTACGTTCCAGCCCGGCAAGGATTCCGGAGCGGATGCCAGTCCGAATTTCGGGGCGGCTCACGATTTTGACGGCGATCATATTGCGGATGTGGCCATAGTGAATCTGCAATCGACCGATCTTTCCATTCTCTTCGGGCGAGGCGACGGCACCTTTCACTACCCGCCCCGCAACTACCGTACGAGGAACGGACCCTTTGCCGTGGCGAGTTATCGCGTCTCTGCCGATAACATGGAAGAGCCTGGGCTGGTAACGGCGGATAACGGCGCGGGCAGCGTGTCGGTGTTTTTGCATCACGGACATAAGGGGCAGGCTCCGGCCGGGCGCGCAGGCGAGTAG